The proteins below are encoded in one region of Sporosarcina sp. FSL K6-1508:
- a CDS encoding HD-GYP domain-containing protein: MIETYVKTSDLRPGIITSEDIFVNTIYPILRKDTELFPEHIKVLNAFGIKKVKIQERLVVKREDVHDDEKGSVDPDDVLAKIPMKQASLQTRYSNAVTDYKKEFLGWRAGVRPDIAKIRSIVIPLLETFIEQKRMLTLLHDFANAKDYTYHHSIAVGILASGIGGQMGLPKGQTLQLGLAGVLADCGMAKIEASITEKAAFLTKDEFKEVKQHTLYSYQMIQDTSLLRQEMKLAIFQHHERLDGSGYPRGEKMNQISMFSQILAVADVFHAMTSERVHRSKESPFKVIEMIKEEEFGKFDIKVVQALLDLVGNISIGTKVLLTNGEVGEVIFVHRDARLRPMVKRSTDGSILDLTTNRHLAIERVLE; encoded by the coding sequence ATGATCGAAACCTATGTAAAAACAAGCGACCTGCGTCCAGGCATAATTACTAGTGAAGATATATTTGTAAATACAATCTATCCTATTCTTAGAAAGGATACGGAGCTTTTCCCGGAGCATATCAAAGTGTTGAATGCATTTGGGATAAAAAAGGTCAAAATTCAAGAGCGACTTGTTGTTAAAAGAGAAGATGTACATGACGATGAGAAAGGTTCCGTCGATCCGGACGATGTGCTTGCAAAAATACCTATGAAACAAGCAAGTTTGCAAACACGATACAGCAACGCAGTTACTGACTATAAAAAAGAGTTTCTTGGATGGCGTGCAGGCGTACGTCCAGATATAGCAAAAATCCGTTCAATAGTGATTCCTCTATTAGAGACGTTCATTGAACAGAAAAGAATGTTAACGCTGTTACACGACTTTGCAAACGCAAAGGACTACACATACCATCATTCAATTGCTGTCGGAATATTGGCATCTGGCATTGGCGGGCAAATGGGATTACCAAAAGGACAAACTTTGCAACTTGGTCTCGCCGGTGTACTTGCTGATTGTGGGATGGCTAAAATTGAGGCATCAATTACGGAAAAGGCAGCCTTTCTCACAAAGGATGAGTTTAAGGAAGTAAAACAGCACACACTGTACAGTTACCAAATGATCCAAGATACCTCGCTTTTGCGTCAAGAAATGAAGCTAGCTATCTTCCAACATCACGAACGTCTTGATGGAAGCGGATATCCGCGTGGCGAGAAAATGAATCAAATTTCCATGTTCTCGCAAATTCTAGCAGTTGCAGATGTATTTCATGCGATGACATCCGAAAGAGTACATCGTTCAAAAGAGTCTCCATTCAAAGTAATAGAGATGATAAAGGAAGAAGAGTTTGGAAAGTTTGATATCAAAGTCGTCCAAGCATTGCTTGATCTTGTGGGCAACATTTCTATTGGAACAAAGGTGCTCCTGACGAATGGTGAAGTTGGAGAAGTTATATTTGTTCACCGTGATGCAAGGTTACGCCCAATGGTAAAGAGAAGTACGGATGGTTCCATTTTGGATCTTACGACGAATCGTCATCTTGCTATAGAAAGGGTATTGGAATAG